The Setaria italica strain Yugu1 chromosome IX, Setaria_italica_v2.0, whole genome shotgun sequence genome has a window encoding:
- the LOC105913575 gene encoding uncharacterized protein LOC105913575, translated as MRPVSRDIGNNVLDTSDLQCTSKLTVDGHYWVLMQPLSAQVYNFLVNLINIPEHIATVCRLRGKRASVFFTIGFKLCNAAIKWTDQVCRRLDKRKKNASLSYFPGYLPVCACPVPR; from the exons ATGCGACCTGTCTCGAGGGATATAG GCAACAATGTATTGGACACGTCTGATCTCCAATGTACTTCAAAG CTAACCGTGGATGGCCATTATTGGGTCTTGATGCAACCTCTTTCGGCTCAAGTGTACAACTTTCTCGTCAACCTGATAAACATTCCAG AGCACATAGCTACAGTTTGTCGGCTGAGGGGAAAGAGAGCTAGCGTTTTCTTTACAATtggattcaaactttgcaatgcAGCTATCAAATGGACTGACCAAG TGTGCAGGAGATTGGATAAACGAAAAAAGAATGCTTCTCTGTCCTATTTTCCAG GCTACCTGCCGGTATGCGCTTGTCCTGTGCCGCGCTGA
- the LOC101775123 gene encoding scarecrow-like protein 6 isoform X2 yields the protein MRGMPFAGSAREGHAGTLLLLQQQQQQQGLAAGKFSVAAGLWEPTSVLDHRHSPSPSPPNSASTLSSPLGAATAGVAALAGANAKNVSPPPQAAAWPGGAPGEDAAAGGREEWQLTPLDMGLGAGEGWDAAGAVLSDGAAPPGLAPDHTFLRWIIGGEDASAAMGAVMDPPVLELDHAPSMMSPAFGPNMPFAPGMEDTKAAPFGHASNLLIHHHQHHPQPHAAFFGSHPSFDAAAPPPKRHHPMSSASAPKLPSFPGAAAPAGGFVPAMKPKAEAANDEAAAAVDQLLEAAKLADAGDAFGAREILALRLALSPTGETPAPAVATPYDVVLKLGAYKAFSEVSPVLQFAHLTCVQAVLDELGGAGRIHVLDFDIGMGEQWASLMQELAQRCPAATLKVTALVSSASHHPLELQLIHENLSGFAAELGVFLQFAPFNIDTLDPAELVAITGGDAVAVHLPVGSAHVAAMPAILRLVKRLGAKVVVSVDHGCDRTELPFAAHLFQALQSCVSLLESVDAARPDGDAVAKIERFLVQPGVEQRVVARHRAAALDKPPLPWRTVFASAGFVPVQASTFAESQAEALLKRMALMGFRVEKRGGALCLYWQRGELVSVSAWRC from the exons ATGAGAGGAATGCCCTTTGCTGGTAGCGCACGAGAGGGGCACGCGGGGACACTGCTTCTgctgcaacaacaacaacaacaacaggggctcgccgccggcaagttctccgtcgccgccggcctctgGGAGCCCACCTCGGTGCTCGACCACCGCCACAGCCCCAGCCCGAGCCCGCCCAACTCGGCTTCCACGCTGTCGTCGCCCCTGGGCGCCGCGACCGCCGGCGTGGCGGCCCTCGCCGGTGCGAACGCCAAGAACGTCTCCCCGCCGCCACAGGCGGCGGCATGGCCGGGTGGAGCGCCCGGGGAGGACGCTGCGGCGGGGGGCAGGGAGGAGTGGCAGCTCACGCCGCTTGACATGGGCCTTGGCGCTGGCGAGGGGTgggacgcggccggcgccgtTCTGTCcgacggcgcggcgccgccAGGGCTCGCCCCCGACCACACCTTCCTCAGGTGGATCATTGGCGGCGAAGACGCGTCGGCGGCCATGGGGGCCGTCATGGACCCGCCGGTCCTTGAGCTCGACCACGCCCCGTCCATGATGTCGCCGGCGTTCGGCCCCAACATGCCGTTCGCGCCGGGCATGGAGGATACGAAGGCCGCGCCGTTCGGCCACGCGTCGAACCTCCtgatccaccaccaccagcaccacccccAGCCACACGCGGCGTTCTTCGGCTCCCACCCGTCCttcgacgcggcggcgccgccgccgaagcgaCACCACCCGATGTCCAGCGCGTCGGCGCCGAAGCTGCCGTCTttccctggcgccgccgccccggcgggcGGGTTCGTGCCCGCCATGAAGCCCAAGGCGGAGGCCGCGAAcgacgaggcggccgcggcggtggaccAGCTCCTCGAGGCGGCCAAGCTTGCCGACGCCGGTGACGCGTTCGGCGCCCGCGAGATATTG GCTCTGCGCCTTGCGCTCTCCCCAACCGGCGAGACCcccgcgccggcggtggcgacgccGTACGACGTGGTCCTCAAGCTCGGCGCGTACAAGGCCTTCTCCGAGGTCTCCCCCGTGCTCCAGTTCGCGCACCTGACCTGCGTGCAGGCGGTGCTGGacgagctcggcggcgccgggcgcatCCACGTGCTGGACTTCGACATCGGCATGGGCGAGCAGTGGGCGTCGCTGATGCAGGAGCTCGCGCAGCGCTGCCCCGCGGCGACCCTCAAGGTCACCGCATTGGTGTCCTCGGCGTCGCACCACCCGCTGGAGCTGCAACTGATCCACGAGAACCTCTCCGGCTtcgccgccgagctcggcgTGTTCCTCCAGTTCGCGCCCTTCAACATCGACACCCTGGACCCCGCGGAGCTGGTGGCCATTACCGGGGGCGACGCCGTGGCCGTCCACCTCCCCGTGGGCTCGGCGCACGTGGCCGCAATGCCGGCCATCCTCCGCCTCGTGAAGCGGCTCGGCGCCAAGGTGGTGGTCTCCGTGGACCACGGCTGCGACCGCACGGAGCTCCCCTTCGCGGCGCACCTGTTCCAGGCGCTCCAGTCCTGCGTCTCCCTGCTCGAGTCCGTCGACGCCGCGCGCCCGGACGGCGACGCCGTCGCCAAGATCGAGCGGTTCCTGGTCCAGCCCGGCGTGGAGCAGCGCGTGGTGGCGCGCCACCGCGCGGCGGCCTTGGAcaagccgccgctgccgtggcGGACCGTGTTCGCGTCGGCGGGGTTCGTGCCGGTGCAGGCCAGCACCTTCGCCGAGTCGCAGGCCGAGGCCCTCCTCAAGAGGATGGCCCTGATGGGGTTCCGCGTCGAgaagcgcggcggcgcgctctgCCTCTACTGGCAGCGCGGCGAGCTGGTCTCCGTGTCGGCGTGGCGGTGCTGA
- the LOC101775123 gene encoding scarecrow-like protein 6 isoform X1, producing MRGMPFAGSAREGHAGTLLLLQQQQQQQGLAAGKFSVAAGLWEPTSVLDHRHSPSPSPPNSASTLSSPLGAATAGVAALAGANAKNVSPPPQAAAWPGGAPGEDAAAGGREEWQLTPLDMGLGAGEGWDAAGAVLSDGAAPPGLAPDHTFLRWIIGGEDASAAMGAVMDPPVLELDHAPSMMSPAFGPNMPFAPGMEDTKAAPFGHASNLLIHHHQHHPQPHAAFFGSHPSFDAAAPPPKRHHPMSSASAPKLPSFPGAAAPAGGFVPAMKPKAEAANDEAAAAVDQLLEAAKLADAGDAFGAREILARLNYRLPAAPTAGMPLLRSAFYFKEALRLALSPTGETPAPAVATPYDVVLKLGAYKAFSEVSPVLQFAHLTCVQAVLDELGGAGRIHVLDFDIGMGEQWASLMQELAQRCPAATLKVTALVSSASHHPLELQLIHENLSGFAAELGVFLQFAPFNIDTLDPAELVAITGGDAVAVHLPVGSAHVAAMPAILRLVKRLGAKVVVSVDHGCDRTELPFAAHLFQALQSCVSLLESVDAARPDGDAVAKIERFLVQPGVEQRVVARHRAAALDKPPLPWRTVFASAGFVPVQASTFAESQAEALLKRMALMGFRVEKRGGALCLYWQRGELVSVSAWRC from the coding sequence ATGAGAGGAATGCCCTTTGCTGGTAGCGCACGAGAGGGGCACGCGGGGACACTGCTTCTgctgcaacaacaacaacaacaacaggggctcgccgccggcaagttctccgtcgccgccggcctctgGGAGCCCACCTCGGTGCTCGACCACCGCCACAGCCCCAGCCCGAGCCCGCCCAACTCGGCTTCCACGCTGTCGTCGCCCCTGGGCGCCGCGACCGCCGGCGTGGCGGCCCTCGCCGGTGCGAACGCCAAGAACGTCTCCCCGCCGCCACAGGCGGCGGCATGGCCGGGTGGAGCGCCCGGGGAGGACGCTGCGGCGGGGGGCAGGGAGGAGTGGCAGCTCACGCCGCTTGACATGGGCCTTGGCGCTGGCGAGGGGTgggacgcggccggcgccgtTCTGTCcgacggcgcggcgccgccAGGGCTCGCCCCCGACCACACCTTCCTCAGGTGGATCATTGGCGGCGAAGACGCGTCGGCGGCCATGGGGGCCGTCATGGACCCGCCGGTCCTTGAGCTCGACCACGCCCCGTCCATGATGTCGCCGGCGTTCGGCCCCAACATGCCGTTCGCGCCGGGCATGGAGGATACGAAGGCCGCGCCGTTCGGCCACGCGTCGAACCTCCtgatccaccaccaccagcaccacccccAGCCACACGCGGCGTTCTTCGGCTCCCACCCGTCCttcgacgcggcggcgccgccgccgaagcgaCACCACCCGATGTCCAGCGCGTCGGCGCCGAAGCTGCCGTCTttccctggcgccgccgccccggcgggcGGGTTCGTGCCCGCCATGAAGCCCAAGGCGGAGGCCGCGAAcgacgaggcggccgcggcggtggaccAGCTCCTCGAGGCGGCCAAGCTTGCCGACGCCGGTGACGCGTTCGGCGCCCGCGAGATATTGGCGCGGCTCAATTATCGGCTCCCCGCCGCCCCCACGGCCGGGATGCCACTCCTCCGCTCAGCCTTCTACTTCAAGGAGGCTCTGCGCCTTGCGCTCTCCCCAACCGGCGAGACCcccgcgccggcggtggcgacgccGTACGACGTGGTCCTCAAGCTCGGCGCGTACAAGGCCTTCTCCGAGGTCTCCCCCGTGCTCCAGTTCGCGCACCTGACCTGCGTGCAGGCGGTGCTGGacgagctcggcggcgccgggcgcatCCACGTGCTGGACTTCGACATCGGCATGGGCGAGCAGTGGGCGTCGCTGATGCAGGAGCTCGCGCAGCGCTGCCCCGCGGCGACCCTCAAGGTCACCGCATTGGTGTCCTCGGCGTCGCACCACCCGCTGGAGCTGCAACTGATCCACGAGAACCTCTCCGGCTtcgccgccgagctcggcgTGTTCCTCCAGTTCGCGCCCTTCAACATCGACACCCTGGACCCCGCGGAGCTGGTGGCCATTACCGGGGGCGACGCCGTGGCCGTCCACCTCCCCGTGGGCTCGGCGCACGTGGCCGCAATGCCGGCCATCCTCCGCCTCGTGAAGCGGCTCGGCGCCAAGGTGGTGGTCTCCGTGGACCACGGCTGCGACCGCACGGAGCTCCCCTTCGCGGCGCACCTGTTCCAGGCGCTCCAGTCCTGCGTCTCCCTGCTCGAGTCCGTCGACGCCGCGCGCCCGGACGGCGACGCCGTCGCCAAGATCGAGCGGTTCCTGGTCCAGCCCGGCGTGGAGCAGCGCGTGGTGGCGCGCCACCGCGCGGCGGCCTTGGAcaagccgccgctgccgtggcGGACCGTGTTCGCGTCGGCGGGGTTCGTGCCGGTGCAGGCCAGCACCTTCGCCGAGTCGCAGGCCGAGGCCCTCCTCAAGAGGATGGCCCTGATGGGGTTCCGCGTCGAgaagcgcggcggcgcgctctgCCTCTACTGGCAGCGCGGCGAGCTGGTCTCCGTGTCGGCGTGGCGGTGCTGA
- the LOC101774720 gene encoding NADH dehydrogenase [ubiquinone] 1 beta subcomplex subunit 8, mitochondrial, with protein MAGRLTAAGSRILGGGGARAAAAALRHRAGMGLPVGRHIVPDKPLPTNDELLWDNGTPFPEPCIDRLAPHIGKYEALAWLCGGLGFFATLGVAAAVNDKASKIPYTPKVYPYDNLRVELGDRP; from the exons atggctgGGAGGCTAACCGCAGCGGGGTCCCGCAtcctaggcggcggcggcgcacgcgctGCGGCCGCAGCGCTCCGGCACCGCGCCGGCATGGGCCTCCCCGTAGGCCGCCACATCGTCCCCGACAAGCCC CTCCCTACGAACGACGAGCTGCTGTGGGACAACGGCACGCCCTTCCCGGAGCCCTGCATCGACCGCCTCGCTCCGCACATCGGAAAG TATGAGGCATTGGCGTGGCTGTGCGGAGGACTGGGGTTCTTTGCTACTCTCGGTGTGGCCGCCGCTGTGAACGACAAGGCCTCCAAGATCCCATAT ACTCCCAAAGTCTACCCGTACGACAATTTGAGAGTTGAACTTGGTGACCGGCCTTAA